The genome window GTAACTTTCTGAAAAACGTTTTTTGAGGTTGAATACAACGCTTTCCGTACCACTACGAGTGTTGGTGAAAATTAAAGTGGTTTTGTGTTGACTAATTAGATTATCCAGCAGATCGTACATGGCACTATTCATTTCTTCTGGATCAGCAGCTATTATATCATCTACCGGACATATAACTTCCATATCTAGCTGTTTCAAATAATTAATGTCCACCACCAGACAATCTCTTACCACTCCGTATTCATAACCAACCAGGAAGCTGGCCACTTTTTCTAAGGGATAAACTGTTGCCGATAGTCCGATTCGAGTATAATTTCCAATTAAATGCTGTAGTCTTTCCAAACTCAAAGAAAGATGCACTCCTCTTTTATTCTCCGCCAAGGAGTGTATTTCGTCTATGATAACGTATTTAACATGGGAAAGCTTTTCTCTAAACTTGGGAGCTACCAGTAGGATGGAAAGAGTTTCTGGAGTGGTTATTAAAATATGTGGGGGTATTTTTAGCATTTTAGAGCGTTGGTATGGTGTTGTATCTCCAGTACGCACCGCTTTTCTGATCCCCAAATTTTTACCATGTTTTTGGGCTAGTTCTTCAATTTCATTTAATGGTTCTTCTAGATTCTTTTCAATATCGTTATCTAGGGCCTTTAATGGTGATATATAGATACAGTAAACTTTATCTTCTAACTGGTTTTTATCAGCCAGGGTGGTGAGTTCACTAATTATAGATAGAAAAGCAGTAAGTGTTTTACCCGAACCAGTAGGGGATGATATAAGAACATTTTTTTTTTGGTGAATGTCCATTATAGCATATTTCTGGGCAGGGGTAAAAGAATCAAACTTACCCTTAAACCACTCACTAACCCAGGGGTGTAAATTTTTATAAATCTCTTTTTCAGAGTATATTTTGTCCTGTTTGCTTATCATGGTATCTTATTTTAAGTAATTGGCATTATTATTGAATAATTCCATTAAAATATTGCATTGCCTTTAAATCAATTTAAATTCAAATTAAATAAATTTCTGACTAGCTTTGATTATGTCCTTTATTTTTCCAAAGGTGAATACTTCAAAATTTTCAACACCATAGGCCTCAAAATCATCAATTGGTCTATTTTTTAGAAACGGTGAGAGCAGTTTTTCATGTAAAATGTCTGAACCTTCACTTACAAAGTTAAATGAAGGCATAACAATTATATTTTTACCTTTAAATTCTCCTTTAATGAAACATTTTATTTTTTCAACTCGTTCTCCGTTTCTGAGGCCAATACATGGATGTTCATGACCTATAATCAGTGTATCTTCGTTTTTATCTTCTAAATTTTCTGGTATTTTATGTCCATGTAGTATTAGAAAATTTTCAATGCTAAAGGTTTCTTTTACCTGTAGATCCAGCTTATTTGCGATGTAGGGAATAAAATTATCATGATTTCCTTTAATTAAAATTACTTCTTCAAAATTATCTTGTAAATACAATAAAAAATCATTCACCTCTTTCCATTCCTGACGGGTGATTTTTCCAAATTCGTGCTTTAGATCCCCATTGATTATAATTTTTTTGGAAGGAGATTTATTGTTTATTTCTTCTAAACGCTTT of Methanobacteriales archaeon HGW-Methanobacteriales-1 contains these proteins:
- a CDS encoding phosphoesterase, with product MINNVQIIDLALKVDDYLIISDLHLGYEHSLNNEGLMIPKFQFEKILKRLEEINNKSPSKKIIINGDLKHEFGKITRQEWKEVNDFLLYLQDNFEEVILIKGNHDNFIPYIANKLDLQVKETFSIENFLILHGHKIPENLEDKNEDTLIIGHEHPCIGLRNGERVEKIKCFIKGEFKGKNIIVMPSFNFVSEGSDILHEKLLSPFLKNRPIDDFEAYGVENFEVFTFGKIKDIIKASQKFI